In Toxotes jaculatrix isolate fToxJac2 chromosome 11, fToxJac2.pri, whole genome shotgun sequence, a single genomic region encodes these proteins:
- the si:dkey-228d14.5 gene encoding transmembrane protein 150A translates to MVLWVVFPISLSLVSFIGTWTVYGLAFSNNHVCSLSDWVGDNYCRGNQSTGCCFAPTISSSGTNAPENSLFTATINAGSFLFLLFCIFHHAHVMEKHACHSMLSKSALVFGVVAAMGAFAAGNCNPGYLPLPHYLGAAISFMCVCFYTILLTALTGKCALTGYEKVLYPVRITSTVIQIIVTICYTVLFAQNEYFYIHLSAIFEWMLSVNLELFELSYIVEFCFFSSYMLSNLLSKREEEKPLMMTLS, encoded by the exons ATGGTGCTCTGGGTTGTCTTCCCAATCTCCCTCTCCCTGGTGTCCTTCATTGGAACATGGACTGT ATATGGCCTAGCCTTCTCCAACAATCATGTGTGCTCCCTCAGTGACTG GGTGGGTGACAACTACTGCAGAGGGAATCAGTCCACTGGATGCTGCTTTGCTCCCACCATAAG CTCAAGTGGAACCAATGCACCAGAAAATTCACTTTTTACAGCCACAATCAATGCTGGATCCTTTCTGT TTCTGCTCTTCTGCATATTCCACCATGCCCATGTTATGGAGAAACATGCATGTCATTCCATGCTAAGCAAGTCTGCACTGGTCTTTGGTGTGGTGGCAGCCATGGGGGCATTTGCAGCTGGAAACTGCAAT CCAGGTTACCTGCCCCTCCCTCACTACCTCGGAGCTGCCATCAGCTTCATGTGTGTCTGCTTCTACACCATCCTTCTCACTGCGCTGACCGGGAAGTGTGCGCTGACAGGATATGAAAAGGTTCTCTACCCAGTACGCATCACCTCCACTGTGATTCAAATCATTGTCACCATCTGCT ATACTGTTTTGTTTGCCCAAAATGAGTACTTTTACATTCACCTGTCTGCTATATTTGAGTGGATGCTCAGTGTCAACTTGGAGTTGTTTGAGCTCAGCTACATTGTGGAGTTTTGCTTCTTCTCGTCCTACATGCTTTCCAATCTGTTGAGCAAACGAGAGGAAGAAAAGCCTTTGATGATGACATTGTCCTGA